A stretch of the Malus sylvestris chromosome 10, drMalSylv7.2, whole genome shotgun sequence genome encodes the following:
- the LOC126586472 gene encoding protein FAR1-RELATED SEQUENCE 7-like isoform X2: MQSLAEGSKMAADPTPMESEADLNRLVVESPVERDIPNAESGEMLDSNNVTDLNENEVDGILEPYVGMEFDSEEAVKEYYDAYATRVGFRIRVGNFHRSNRDGSINSRKFLCNKEGFRDNKQSKRGEVRRPREETREGCKAMIMARKEKSGKWVVTKLETKHCHPMWISRGKRVTIPAPSQDEKDKKIRELSAELYRANQQLAGCRKTLEMVLKEVDQHADRLTKSVQDIVKNVKQIEDKDRENL; the protein is encoded by the exons ATGCAATCACTGGCGGAAGGAAGCAA AATGGCTGCAGATCCTACTCCAATGGAATCTGAAGCGGATTTGAACAGGCTGGTCGTGGAGAGTCCAGTTGAAAGGGATATTCCGAACGCTGAAAGTGGAGAAATGCTAGACTCAAACAATGTGACAGACTtgaatgaaaatgaagtagatgGTATTCTAGAACCTTATGTTGGTATGGAGTTTGACTCTGAAGAGGCTGTCAAGGAATACTATGATGCATATGCCACGCGTGTGGGTTTTAGAATCCGTGTTGGTAATTTCCATCGTTCAAATCGTGATGGATCCATTAACAGTCGTAAGTTTCTTTGTAACAAAGAAGGTTTTCGTGACAATAAGCAGTCAAAAAGGGGCGAAGTAAGGAGGCCGAGGGAGGAAACTAGGGAGGGCTGCAAGGCAATGATTATGGCAAGGAAAGAGAAGTCCGGGAAGTGGGTTGTTACAAAGCTTGAAACAAAACATTGTCATCCTATGTGGATTTCTAGAGGCAAGAGAGTCACCATTCCGGCTCCATCACAG GACGAGAAAGATAAGAAAATTCGTGAGCTATCTGCAGAGCTTTATCGAGCGAACCAACAGTTAGCAGGGTGtagaaaaacacttgaaatgGTCCTGAAAGAGGTAGACCAACATGCAGACCGCCTTACTAAAAGTGTTCAAGACATAGTTAAGAATGTAAAACAGATTGAAGACAAGGATAGAGAGAATTTATAA
- the LOC126586458 gene encoding putative pentatricopeptide repeat-containing protein At5g59200, chloroplastic, with product MSYSATTVTLNSAFPRNSNPKAKDSQNRRETISLIQKCKHIHQIPPIHAKIIRNFQDQDPFVVFELLRLCSNLNSIDYATTIFQQVQTPNVYLYTALIDGFVSSGFYLDAIRVYCRMVNGFVSPDNYAVTSVLKACGFGLALEEGRGVHTQVLKLGLSSNRSVRMKLLALYGKCGEFECARRVFDEMPDKDVVASTVMITSYADYGLIEEAIGVFNRARSKDTVCWTAMIDGLVKNGEMNRALEAFREMQRNNVRPNEVTVVCVLSACSYLGALELGRWVHSYIDKYDIEFNYIVGGALINMYSRCGDIDEALAVFGKMKERDVSSYNSMIEGLAMHGKSMEAIQMFQTMIKQGLRPNSITFVRVLNACSHGGLSGLGFEIFHSMTNIHGIQPQIEHYGCMVDLLGRSGQLEEAYNFIARMKMAPDHIMVGALLSACKIHGNLELGERVAEILVNCGNADSGTYVLLSNVYASSGRWKEAAQVRAKMKEGGTPKEPGCSLIEVNNEIHEFLLGDLRHPKREEIYKKLTELIHELKSEGYLPATEAVLHDIEDTQKELALSIHSERLAICYGLIATKRGTTLRIVNNLRVCSDCHSMIKLIAKITNRKIVVRDRNRFHHFESGVCSCADYW from the coding sequence ATGAGTTACTCAGCGACAACGGTTACATTGAACTCAGCATTCCCGCGAAATTCAAATCCAAAAGCCAAGGATTCTCAAAACCGGAGAGAAACAATCTCTCTAATACAAAAATGCAAACACATTCATCAGATTCCACCAATCCACGCAAAAATCATAAGAAATTTCCAAGACCAAGACCCATTCGTCGTCTTCGAGCTTCTTCGCCTCTGCTCCAACCTCAACTCAATCGACTACGCCACCACGATTTTCCAACAAGTTCAAACCCCAAATGTCTACCTCTACACTGCTCTCATTGATGGGTTCGTGTCATCTGGGTTTTACCTCGATGCGATTCGGGTTTACTGTCGAATGGTTAACGGGTTTGTTTCGCCGGATAACTACGCGGTAACTTCTGTGTTAAAAGCTTGTGGCTTTGGGTTGGCGTTGGAGGAGGGGAGAGGAGTCCATACGCAGGTTTTGAAGCTTGGGTTGTCATCGAATCGATCGGTGAGGATGAAGCTTCTGGCTCTTTATGGGAAGTGTGGTGAATTTGAGTGTGCACGGAGGGTGTTCGATGAAATGCCTGATAAGGATGTCGTTGCGTCAACGGTGATGATCACTTCTTATGCTGATTATGGGTTGATTGAGGAGGCGATTGGTGTTTTTAACCGGGCTAGGAGTAAGGATACGGTTTGTTGGACTGCTATGATCGATGGGTTGGTTAAGAATGGGGAGATGAATAGGGCTTTGGAGGCGTTTAGGGAGATGCAGAGGAATAATGTGAGGCCTAATGAAGTTActgttgtttgtgttttatctGCTTGTTCTTATTTGGGAGCGTTGGAGCTTGGAAGATGGGTTCACTCTTACATAGATAAGTATGACATCGAATTCAATTACATTGTAGGTGGTGCTCTGATTAATATGTACTCGAGGTGTGGCGATATTGATGAGGCACTGGCGGTGTTTGGTAAgatgaaagagagagatgtgagtAGTTATAATTCCATGATTGAGGGGCTTGCTATGCATGGGAAGAGCATGGAGGCTATCCAAATGTTCCAGACAATGATAAAACAAGGACTAAGGCCAAATAGCATTACTTTTGTTAGAGTATTGAATGCATGTAGTCATGGAGGTTTGTCGGGTTTGGGTTTTGAGATATTTCATTCCATGACTAATATTCACGGCATTCAACCACAGATAGAACACTATGGATGCATGGTTGATCTTCTAGGTCGCTCTGGTCAGCTTGAAGAAGCTTACAATTTCATTGCAAGAATGAAAATGGCACCGGATCATATCATGGTGGGGGCTTTGCTAAGTGCTTGTAAAATCCATGGGAACCTTGAATTAGGAGAAAGGGTAGCCGAAATCTTGGTGAATTGTGGTAATGCAGATTCGGGAACTTACGTACTGCTATCAAATGTATATGCTTCATCGGGGAGGTGGAAAGAGGCTGCACAAGTGAGAGCAAAGATGAAGGAAGGTGGAACCCCAAAGGAGCCTGGTTGTAGCTTGATTGAAGTAAACAATGAGATCCATGAGTTCCTCTTGGGAGACCTCAGACACCCGAAGAGAGAGGAAATCTACAAAAAGTTAACGGAGCTAATCCATGAACTGAAATCGGAAGGATACTTGCCTGCAACAGAGGCGGTTTTGCATGATATTGAAGATACACAAAAGGAATTGGCACTGTCGATACATAGCGAGAGGCTTGCCATATGCTACGGGCTAATTGCTACAAAACGAGGTACGACTTTGAGGATTGTAAATAACTTAAGGGTTTGCAGTGACTGCCACTCAATGATCAAATTGATAGCTAAGATCACCAACAGAAAGATTGTCGTTAGGGATCGCAATAGGTTCCACCATTTTGAGAGTGGGGTTTGTTCTTGTGCTGATTATTGGTGA
- the LOC126586472 gene encoding protein FAR-RED IMPAIRED RESPONSE 1-like isoform X1 — translation MQSLAEGSNLYLYDVVNFTAYGSENYRMAADPTPMESEADLNRLVVESPVERDIPNAESGEMLDSNNVTDLNENEVDGILEPYVGMEFDSEEAVKEYYDAYATRVGFRIRVGNFHRSNRDGSINSRKFLCNKEGFRDNKQSKRGEVRRPREETREGCKAMIMARKEKSGKWVVTKLETKHCHPMWISRGKRVTIPAPSQDEKDKKIRELSAELYRANQQLAGCRKTLEMVLKEVDQHADRLTKSVQDIVKNVKQIEDKDRENL, via the exons ATGCAATCACTGGCGGAAGGAAGCAA TTTATATTTGTACGATGTTGTGAACTTCACAGCTTATGGAAGTGAGAATTACAGAATGGCTGCAGATCCTACTCCAATGGAATCTGAAGCGGATTTGAACAGGCTGGTCGTGGAGAGTCCAGTTGAAAGGGATATTCCGAACGCTGAAAGTGGAGAAATGCTAGACTCAAACAATGTGACAGACTtgaatgaaaatgaagtagatgGTATTCTAGAACCTTATGTTGGTATGGAGTTTGACTCTGAAGAGGCTGTCAAGGAATACTATGATGCATATGCCACGCGTGTGGGTTTTAGAATCCGTGTTGGTAATTTCCATCGTTCAAATCGTGATGGATCCATTAACAGTCGTAAGTTTCTTTGTAACAAAGAAGGTTTTCGTGACAATAAGCAGTCAAAAAGGGGCGAAGTAAGGAGGCCGAGGGAGGAAACTAGGGAGGGCTGCAAGGCAATGATTATGGCAAGGAAAGAGAAGTCCGGGAAGTGGGTTGTTACAAAGCTTGAAACAAAACATTGTCATCCTATGTGGATTTCTAGAGGCAAGAGAGTCACCATTCCGGCTCCATCACAG GACGAGAAAGATAAGAAAATTCGTGAGCTATCTGCAGAGCTTTATCGAGCGAACCAACAGTTAGCAGGGTGtagaaaaacacttgaaatgGTCCTGAAAGAGGTAGACCAACATGCAGACCGCCTTACTAAAAGTGTTCAAGACATAGTTAAGAATGTAAAACAGATTGAAGACAAGGATAGAGAGAATTTATAA